A stretch of Campylobacter volucris DNA encodes these proteins:
- the purU gene encoding formyltetrahydrofolate deformylase — MKEYILKISCSDEKGLIYRISDVIFKYRINIVKNDEFVGEERFFFRAHLEGELDLQAFKGTLEAVLPNDALIEICEKRKKDIIVFATKETHCLGELLIRHFSNEFNANIKAVIANYDILKPLVDKFSIPFHTIEAQNLTRENHEEKILECLSQYEFDYIVLAKYMRILSPSFVQHFEGKIINIHHSFLPAFIGANPYKQAYERGVKIIGATAHFVNNDLDEGPIITQDVIPVTHEYSWQMMQQAGRNVEKNVLSKALDLVFDDRIFIYNNKTIVF; from the coding sequence GTGAAAGAGTATATTTTAAAAATTTCTTGTAGTGATGAAAAAGGTTTGATTTATAGAATTTCAGATGTGATTTTTAAATATAGGATAAATATTGTTAAAAACGATGAATTTGTCGGCGAGGAAAGATTTTTCTTTAGAGCCCACTTAGAAGGAGAGCTTGACTTACAAGCTTTTAAAGGAACTTTAGAAGCAGTTTTACCAAATGATGCTTTGATAGAAATTTGTGAAAAAAGAAAAAAAGATATCATTGTTTTTGCTACTAAAGAAACACATTGTCTTGGAGAATTATTAATCCGTCATTTTAGCAATGAATTTAATGCTAATATCAAAGCTGTAATAGCAAATTATGATATTTTAAAGCCTTTAGTGGATAAATTTAGCATCCCTTTTCATACCATAGAAGCTCAAAATTTAACCAGAGAAAATCATGAAGAAAAAATACTTGAGTGTTTAAGTCAATATGAATTTGACTATATAGTATTGGCCAAATATATGAGAATTTTATCTCCTTCTTTTGTGCAGCATTTTGAAGGAAAAATCATTAATATCCATCATTCTTTTTTACCAGCTTTTATAGGAGCAAACCCATATAAACAAGCATATGAGCGAGGTGTTAAGATTATTGGAGCGACTGCGCATTTTGTTAATAATGATTTAGATGAAGGTCCTATCATCACTCAAGATGTCATTCCTGTAACACATGAATATTCTTGGCAGATGATGCAGCAAGCTGGTCGTAATGTCGAAAAAAATGTTTTATCAAAAGCTTTAGATCTTGTCTTTGATGATAGGATTTTTATTTATAATAATAAAACAATAGTATTTTAA
- a CDS encoding KH domain-containing protein has translation MIENFLREYAKLIVDFPEKINITRQNLENDFAEIIIYVDPVDTGKLIGKNGKLINAIKTVIMAYKVKDATSYRITVKAIEE, from the coding sequence ATGATTGAAAATTTTTTAAGAGAATATGCAAAATTAATTGTTGATTTTCCTGAAAAAATAAACATTACAAGACAAAATTTAGAAAATGATTTTGCTGAAATTATTATTTATGTAGATCCTGTAGATACTGGTAAGCTTATAGGGAAAAATGGAAAATTAATTAATGCTATAAAAACAGTGATTATGGCTTATAAAGTCAAGGATGCTACATCTTATCGTATAACGGTAAAAGCTATTGAAGAATGA
- a CDS encoding peptidase U32 family protein: protein MIIPEIVSPAGNFTKLKIALAYGADAVYAGVNNFSLRARTARDFTYDSFKEAIDYTHSRGKKIYVTINGFHFSSQIEGLKRHILKLKEMKPDAFIVASVGAMRLVKELAPEINLHVSTQANILNYLDAKVYKDMGAKRVVIARELGLKDAKDLKNNCDIELESFVHGSMCFAYSGRCLISSVQSGRMSNRGSCANDCRFNYELYAKNPQTNTLFRLEEDENGTHIFNSKDLNLSSYIQKIMQENCINAFKIEGRTKSEYYVALTTRTYKMAVEDVLNDTFEANKYEKEIQTLKNRGFTDGYLVSRAYEKTDSINHDTSIEEGTHQVHAISEDGEFFKCKGKIQLNKEYEILTPINSKIELGDNKIGITYQKDGKNFVVFKQLLAKNNKEFQEIHSGNENEIYLPFKLPEFSFLRRNIE from the coding sequence ATGATTATTCCTGAGATTGTTTCTCCAGCAGGAAATTTTACTAAATTAAAAATTGCATTAGCTTATGGTGCTGATGCAGTTTATGCTGGTGTGAATAATTTTTCATTAAGAGCAAGAACTGCTCGAGATTTTACCTATGATAGTTTTAAAGAAGCTATTGATTATACTCATTCTAGGGGTAAAAAAATTTATGTGACTATCAATGGTTTTCATTTTAGTTCTCAAATTGAAGGTTTAAAAAGACATATTTTAAAACTAAAAGAAATGAAACCTGATGCTTTTATTGTTGCTTCAGTTGGAGCGATGCGATTGGTTAAGGAGTTAGCTCCTGAGATCAATCTTCATGTTTCCACTCAAGCAAATATCTTAAACTATCTTGATGCAAAAGTCTATAAAGATATGGGTGCAAAGCGTGTTGTGATAGCAAGAGAGCTTGGTTTAAAAGATGCTAAGGATTTAAAAAATAATTGCGATATCGAACTAGAAAGTTTTGTTCATGGTTCTATGTGTTTTGCATATTCTGGAAGGTGTTTAATCTCATCAGTACAAAGTGGTCGTATGAGCAATCGTGGTTCGTGTGCAAATGATTGTAGATTTAATTACGAACTTTACGCTAAAAATCCACAAACTAACACCTTGTTTAGGCTCGAAGAAGATGAAAATGGAACGCATATTTTTAATTCTAAAGATTTAAATTTAAGTTCTTATATACAAAAAATTATGCAAGAAAATTGTATTAATGCATTTAAGATAGAAGGTCGTACAAAAAGTGAGTATTATGTTGCTTTAACAACTAGAACTTACAAAATGGCTGTAGAAGATGTGCTTAATGATACTTTTGAAGCAAATAAATATGAAAAAGAAATTCAAACCTTAAAAAATAGAGGTTTTACGGATGGATATTTGGTTTCAAGAGCTTATGAAAAGACTGATTCTATTAATCACGACACTAGTATAGAAGAGGGAACTCACCAAGTTCATGCTATTAGTGAAGATGGCGAATTTTTTAAATGCAAAGGTAAAATACAATTAAATAAAGAATATGAAATTTTAACTCCTATAAATAGTAAAATTGAATTAGGAGATAATAAAATAGGCATAACTTATCAAAAAGATGGAAAAAATTTTGTAGTTTTTAAACAATTATTGGCAAAAAACAATAAAGAATTTCAAGAAATTCATAGCGGCAATGAAAATGAAATTTATTTACCATTTAAGCTTCCAGAATTTAGCTTTTTAAGAAGGAATATCGAGTGA
- the rimM gene encoding ribosome maturation factor RimM (Essential for efficient processing of 16S rRNA), with protein MKNDLVQVAKLGKSVGLKGYLKLHNLSDFFEQFKRGAKFFDINQKIYTIKDFDQNKSLVLFENYENLDLAKTLTNTMLYQTKEFTKQNCILEKDEYFYFDIIGCEIIEDDKKIGIVEDILENGIGFLFLVKSEDELIKQSLAKKFYIPYVDKYIQKIDIENKKIFTKYALELLENS; from the coding sequence TTGAAGAATGATTTGGTTCAAGTTGCTAAACTTGGCAAAAGCGTTGGCTTAAAAGGTTATTTAAAATTACACAATTTAAGTGATTTTTTTGAGCAGTTTAAACGAGGTGCTAAATTTTTTGATATCAATCAAAAAATTTACACTATTAAAGATTTTGATCAAAACAAATCTTTAGTTTTATTTGAAAATTATGAAAATTTAGATTTGGCTAAAACTTTAACAAATACTATGCTTTATCAAACCAAAGAATTTACAAAACAAAATTGCATTTTAGAAAAAGATGAATATTTTTATTTTGATATTATTGGATGTGAGATTATTGAAGATGATAAAAAAATAGGTATTGTTGAAGATATTTTAGAAAATGGCATAGGATTTTTATTTTTAGTTAAAAGTGAAGATGAGCTAATCAAACAATCTTTAGCAAAAAAATTTTATATTCCTTATGTGGATAAATACATTCAAAAAATCGATATTGAAAATAAAAAAATTTTTACTAAGTATGCCTTAGAATTGCTAGAAAATTCATGA
- a CDS encoding DUF3972 domain-containing protein produces the protein MQTYLELKEFCQLVHLSEDVVKGMMAKGALNFKDEDGKIYIEANQGTFSVVPTASNHQPAMVNSMTLAGESFVEKTIGTILNLHEKVLDAKDETLEALKSENKFLKDALYSMQELYDADRKTIETLNLELKHARDEIEFLKRKYKMMWNKTVDLYANTQEKPEEIN, from the coding sequence ATGCAAACTTATTTAGAATTAAAAGAATTTTGTCAATTAGTCCATTTGTCTGAAGATGTAGTCAAAGGAATGATGGCAAAAGGAGCTTTAAATTTTAAAGATGAAGATGGAAAAATTTATATCGAAGCAAATCAAGGAACCTTTAGTGTTGTTCCAACAGCTTCTAATCATCAACCTGCTATGGTAAATTCTATGACTTTAGCTGGAGAAAGTTTTGTAGAAAAAACCATTGGAACTATTTTAAATTTACATGAAAAAGTTTTAGATGCTAAAGATGAAACCTTAGAAGCTTTAAAAAGTGAAAATAAATTTTTAAAAGATGCTCTTTATTCAATGCAAGAATTATACGATGCAGATAGAAAAACTATTGAAACTTTAAATTTAGAGCTAAAACATGCTAGAGATGAAATAGAATTTTTAAAACGAAAATATAAAATGATGTGGAATAAAACAGTAGATCTTTATGCAAATACCCAAGAAAAACCAGAGGAAATAAACTAA
- the ffh gene encoding signal recognition particle protein, with the protein MFEIVSESFKSAVNKLRFVDDEKALKNALDTLKKALLKADVHHKVTKELLNLVENDLKTNGIGQKQFLDSIKKNLEDILSVKGKNQGFVFAVKPPTVVLMCGLQGGGKTTSTVKLANYLKLRHKKVLVAACDLQRLAAVEQLRQLTQANEIDLFFIENENNPLNVAKQALEKARKSMYDVLLVDTAGRLAIDTALMDELKEIKNILTPDEIFYVADAMSGQDGVKTATTFNEMLNLTGVVLSKFDADTKGGVALGIARQINVPLRFIGVGEKVADLEIFIPDRIVNRIMGEGDLATLAEKTAAIIDEKEAKILNKKIKKGEFNFNDFLNQMESVKKLGSMKSIIGMIPGLSSMASSIKDIDLDNSKEIIHIKAMISSMTPKERENPDLLNNARKRRIAEGAGLSQMQVNRFLKQFSNAAKLAKKFSNKKGMENFMNMLAQAKRPQ; encoded by the coding sequence GTGTTTGAGATAGTTAGCGAATCATTTAAATCTGCAGTAAATAAACTCCGTTTTGTAGATGATGAAAAAGCCTTAAAAAACGCACTAGATACTTTAAAAAAAGCCCTTTTAAAAGCAGATGTTCATCATAAAGTAACAAAAGAACTATTAAATTTAGTAGAAAACGATCTTAAAACAAATGGTATAGGCCAAAAACAATTCTTAGATTCTATAAAAAAGAATTTAGAAGATATACTTAGTGTTAAAGGTAAAAATCAAGGCTTTGTCTTTGCGGTTAAACCTCCTACTGTTGTATTAATGTGTGGTTTGCAAGGTGGTGGTAAAACTACTAGCACTGTAAAACTTGCTAATTATTTAAAATTAAGACATAAAAAAGTTTTAGTTGCTGCGTGTGATTTGCAAAGACTAGCAGCAGTTGAACAGCTTAGACAATTAACTCAAGCTAATGAAATTGATCTATTTTTTATTGAAAATGAAAATAATCCTTTAAATGTAGCAAAACAAGCTTTAGAAAAAGCAAGAAAATCAATGTATGATGTTTTGCTTGTTGATACTGCTGGTCGTTTAGCAATTGATACGGCATTAATGGATGAGTTAAAAGAAATAAAAAATATTTTAACTCCTGATGAAATTTTTTATGTTGCTGATGCAATGAGTGGTCAAGATGGGGTAAAAACAGCTACAACCTTTAATGAAATGTTAAATCTTACTGGGGTTGTTTTAAGTAAATTTGATGCTGATACTAAAGGCGGCGTTGCCTTAGGTATTGCAAGGCAAATTAATGTGCCTTTAAGATTTATAGGTGTTGGTGAAAAAGTCGCAGATTTGGAAATTTTCATTCCTGATAGAATTGTTAATCGTATCATGGGCGAAGGTGATTTAGCAACTTTGGCCGAAAAAACAGCTGCAATTATAGATGAAAAAGAAGCTAAAATTTTAAATAAGAAAATCAAAAAAGGTGAATTTAACTTTAATGACTTTTTAAATCAAATGGAAAGTGTGAAAAAACTTGGAAGTATGAAATCAATCATAGGTATGATCCCAGGATTGTCTTCTATGGCTAGTAGTATTAAAGATATTGATTTGGATAATTCTAAAGAAATTATACATATTAAAGCCATGATTTCTTCTATGACTCCAAAGGAAAGAGAAAATCCTGATTTGTTAAATAATGCTAGAAAGCGTCGTATCGCAGAAGGTGCAGGTTTATCTCAAATGCAAGTTAATCGTTTTTTAAAACAATTTAGTAATGCAGCAAAGTTAGCTAAGAAATTTTCCAATAAAAAAGGAATGGAAAATTTTATGAATATGTTAGCTCAAGCTAAAAGACCTCAATAA
- a CDS encoding Nif3-like dinuclear metal center hexameric protein, which translates to MKIKEIYDHLNFISPFDTQSSWDNSGLLIGNLNDKVTKIYLSLDIDEYLLDKACENSLFIVHHPLIFKGIKHISGNLYPQNLITKMIQKNIALIAMHTNFDLSHLNEYFTEQILGLSVYSKEDFLIYCEVDFTFEDFVFYVKEKLNIEHLRVVQTKNNQLKKVAICTGSGGDLIANIKADCFLSGDFKYHQALESYHNNLNLIDIGHYDSEKYFGEILARHLQKFPLEVIISVSKNPFQYF; encoded by the coding sequence ATTAAAATAAAAGAAATTTATGATCATCTTAATTTTATAAGTCCTTTTGATACTCAAAGTTCTTGGGATAATAGTGGATTATTAATTGGAAATTTAAATGATAAAGTGACTAAAATTTATCTTAGTTTAGATATAGATGAGTATTTGCTTGATAAAGCTTGTGAAAATTCTTTATTTATTGTTCATCATCCTTTGATTTTTAAAGGTATTAAACACATTAGTGGTAATTTGTATCCTCAAAATTTAATTACCAAAATGATACAAAAAAATATAGCTTTAATTGCCATGCATACTAATTTTGATTTAAGTCATTTAAACGAATATTTTACTGAGCAAATTTTAGGCTTAAGTGTATATAGCAAAGAGGATTTTTTAATTTATTGTGAAGTAGATTTTACTTTTGAAGATTTTGTATTTTATGTAAAAGAAAAATTAAATATAGAACATTTAAGAGTGGTTCAAACAAAAAATAATCAATTAAAAAAAGTTGCTATTTGCACTGGAAGTGGTGGAGATTTGATTGCAAATATAAAAGCAGATTGTTTTTTAAGCGGTGATTTTAAATACCATCAAGCTTTAGAAAGCTATCATAATAATTTAAATTTAATTGATATAGGTCATTATGATAGTGAAAAATATTTTGGAGAGATTTTGGCAAGACATTTGCAAAAATTTCCTTTAGAAGTTATAATATCAGTTTCAAAAAATCCATTTCAATATTTTTAA
- the purE gene encoding 5-(carboxyamino)imidazole ribonucleotide mutase: MKFVSVLMGSKNDYDVIKEALRIFDDFGVKYEVLITSAHRSPQRTQEYVKEAEVKGAKVFIAAAGMAAHLAGAVAAHTTKPVLGVPISGSNLVGMDSLFSTVQMPSGIPVATLAIGKAGAINAAYLAIQILAINDENLASKLLEDRIKQQEKLSKDSSQIEIFL; this comes from the coding sequence GTGAAATTTGTATCGGTATTAATGGGAAGCAAAAATGATTATGATGTTATAAAAGAAGCTTTGAGAATATTTGATGATTTTGGTGTAAAATATGAAGTTTTAATCACTTCAGCTCATAGAAGCCCTCAAAGAACTCAAGAGTATGTTAAAGAAGCAGAAGTTAAAGGTGCTAAAGTATTTATCGCTGCAGCTGGTATGGCTGCGCATTTAGCAGGAGCGGTTGCTGCACATACAACCAAACCTGTTCTTGGTGTGCCAATATCAGGGAGTAATTTAGTAGGTATGGATTCTTTGTTTTCAACTGTTCAAATGCCAAGTGGAATTCCTGTTGCTACGCTAGCTATTGGCAAAGCTGGAGCGATTAATGCTGCATATTTAGCTATCCAAATTTTAGCAATTAATGATGAAAATTTAGCTAGCAAATTATTAGAAGATAGAATAAAACAGCAAGAAAAATTAAGCAAAGATTCTAGTCAAATAGAAATTTTTCTTTAA
- a CDS encoding pseudouridine synthase family protein — protein MQDKAYKLLAIQEKISNNQAKELIDNGCVFAMGKKVVIARALMNVKIKFVVHKIKKAKILFEDDNIIVLNKPFGQISENLENIFNAKLINRLDKETSGVLLLSKNEEFRLKCINEYKKQNVYKSYLAIVDGVIAEEIEICEKISTHKGSNGAFSKIDKFGLEAITYVEPLMVNAKKTLIKAIIKTGRTHQIRVHLNHIKHGVIGDEKYAKNISSRMFLHSYETKIFDYTFKALLDESFNVYGFEIKNLNF, from the coding sequence ATGCAAGATAAAGCGTATAAATTATTAGCTATACAAGAAAAAATTTCTAACAACCAAGCAAAAGAACTTATAGATAATGGTTGTGTTTTTGCAATGGGTAAAAAAGTAGTTATTGCTAGGGCTTTGATGAATGTAAAAATAAAATTTGTCGTTCATAAAATAAAAAAAGCAAAAATATTATTTGAAGATGATAATATCATTGTTTTAAATAAACCATTTGGACAAATTAGTGAAAATTTAGAAAATATTTTTAATGCAAAATTGATTAATAGACTCGATAAAGAAACAAGTGGAGTATTGCTTTTAAGTAAAAATGAAGAATTTAGATTAAAATGTATTAATGAATATAAAAAGCAAAATGTTTATAAAAGTTATTTAGCCATTGTAGATGGAGTAATAGCTGAAGAAATAGAAATTTGTGAAAAAATTTCTACCCATAAAGGTAGCAACGGGGCTTTTAGTAAAATTGATAAATTTGGTTTAGAGGCGATAACTTATGTTGAACCTTTGATGGTTAATGCCAAAAAAACACTGATTAAAGCCATTATAAAAACGGGTAGAACTCATCAAATTAGAGTGCATTTAAATCATATAAAACATGGTGTTATTGGTGATGAAAAATATGCTAAAAATATTTCATCAAGAATGTTTTTACATAGCTATGAAACAAAAATTTTTGATTATACTTTTAAAGCATTACTGGATGAAAGCTTTAATGTGTATGGATTTGAAATAAAAAATTTAAATTTTTAA
- the rpsP gene encoding 30S ribosomal protein S16 produces MTVIRLTKMGRKKRPFYRIVVTDSRKRRDGSWIESIGYYNPMVEPEVVKFDAERLAYWKSVGAKLSDRVAAITSK; encoded by the coding sequence ATGACAGTGATTAGACTTACAAAAATGGGCCGTAAAAAAAGACCATTTTATCGTATAGTTGTAACTGATAGTAGAAAAAGAAGAGATGGTAGCTGGATTGAAAGTATAGGTTATTATAATCCTATGGTTGAACCTGAAGTGGTAAAATTTGACGCTGAGCGTTTGGCTTATTGGAAAAGCGTTGGTGCTAAATTAAGCGATAGAGTAGCTGCTATTACAAGTAAATAA
- the waaA gene encoding lipid IV(A) 3-deoxy-D-manno-octulosonic acid transferase: protein MIFFYYALAVILYVIAAPFLLILSFYKDKYKISLKSRFFLYKNLKQEYADLHFHGCSFGEIKSMRFLFNHFNNFRISTITNTGFSEALKYTHKVNFLPFEIFIPFWMKPCKVLVIFEAELWLILLFMAKFFNAKVILINARISDRSYFKYKKFNFFYKVLFRYIDEVFAQSLKDKERLQELGAKNVIAYKNIKIINKNKKDKKFEKLKSRLIVLASTHENEEKALLSKIKLEQNDKLVLVPRHPERFEMVEKILLDFCKINGYGMQKFSQLDLKSNDLQSVFCEKCLLLDCLGELENFYSISDIVFLCGSFEKNIGGHNPIEAAKYENIIISGKYFFNQEALYNEVENIYICQNLDEIKNILTQNLTCAKIKHQGDLTEIIQSIKEGVNAR from the coding sequence TTGATTTTTTTTTATTATGCTCTTGCTGTAATACTTTATGTTATTGCAGCACCTTTTTTACTAATTTTAAGTTTTTATAAAGATAAATATAAAATCTCTTTAAAATCTCGTTTTTTTCTTTACAAAAATTTAAAACAAGAATACGCAGATCTCCATTTTCATGGGTGTTCTTTTGGTGAGATAAAAAGTATGCGCTTTTTGTTTAATCATTTTAATAATTTTAGAATTTCTACTATCACAAACACAGGCTTTAGTGAAGCTTTAAAATATACGCATAAAGTTAATTTTTTGCCATTTGAAATTTTTATTCCTTTTTGGATGAAACCTTGTAAGGTTTTAGTGATATTTGAAGCTGAACTTTGGTTGATACTATTGTTTATGGCTAAATTTTTTAATGCAAAAGTTATTTTAATTAATGCTAGAATCAGTGATAGATCTTATTTTAAGTATAAAAAATTTAACTTTTTTTATAAAGTACTTTTTAGATATATCGATGAAGTATTTGCTCAAAGCTTAAAAGATAAAGAAAGACTTCAAGAGCTTGGTGCAAAAAATGTCATAGCATATAAAAATATTAAAATTATCAATAAAAACAAAAAAGATAAAAAATTTGAAAAATTAAAATCTAGATTGATAGTTCTTGCAAGCACTCATGAAAACGAAGAAAAAGCACTTCTTTCTAAAATCAAACTAGAACAAAATGATAAGCTAGTTCTTGTACCAAGACATCCTGAGCGTTTTGAGATGGTAGAGAAAATTTTATTAGATTTTTGTAAAATCAATGGTTATGGTATGCAAAAATTTTCACAACTTGATTTAAAATCAAATGATTTGCAAAGTGTTTTTTGCGAAAAATGTTTATTGCTTGATTGTTTAGGTGAGCTTGAAAATTTTTATAGTATTAGTGATATTGTTTTTTTATGTGGTTCTTTTGAAAAAAATATTGGAGGGCATAATCCAATTGAGGCTGCTAAATATGAAAATATTATTATTTCAGGAAAATATTTTTTTAATCAAGAAGCTTTGTATAATGAAGTTGAAAATATTTATATTTGTCAAAATTTAGATGAAATTAAAAACATTTTAACTCAAAATTTAACTTGTGCAAAAATTAAACATCAAGGTGATTTAACAGAGATTATTCAAAGCATAAAAGAAGGTGTAAATGCAAGATAA
- the glnA gene encoding type I glutamate--ammonia ligase, with amino-acid sequence MGKFVKNVEEFFGYCKEHEVLFVNFRFTDMIGTWHHITYNIKAVDEDTFKNGIPFDASSLHGWQPIEKSDMILKPDVKSAFLDPFTADPTIIVICDVYDIYKGQMYEKCPRSIAKKAMEYLANSNIADSAYFGPENEFFIFDDVKIIDSPNCSKYEVDTEEGEWNDNKDFTDSYNTGHRPRNKGGYFPVSPIDSSVDIRSEMVQVLERVGLKVFVHHHEVAQGQAEIGVEFGNLVEAADNVQIYKYVVKMVAHLNGKTATFMPKPLYGDNGNGMHVHMSLWKDGVNLFYDKDGYGKLSQCAINYIGGILANARSVAAFTNPSSNSYKRIVPGFEAPCILTYSCQNRSASCRVPYGINEKSARIEIRFPDNTANPYLAFTSLLMAGLDGIKNQTKPVGPMDENLFALTLDEIREKGIEQLPHTLRGSLEALIRKNAFLKPVMSDVFIDDYQHMKFETQVWPVEARPTAYEFKTCYSC; translated from the coding sequence ATGGGAAAATTTGTAAAAAATGTGGAAGAATTTTTTGGATATTGCAAAGAGCATGAAGTTTTGTTTGTTAATTTTAGATTTACAGATATGATAGGAACTTGGCATCATATCACATACAATATCAAAGCAGTAGATGAGGATACTTTTAAAAATGGAATTCCTTTTGATGCTAGTTCTTTGCATGGATGGCAACCGATAGAAAAGTCTGATATGATTTTAAAACCTGATGTAAAAAGTGCATTTTTAGATCCTTTCACTGCTGATCCAACTATCATTGTAATTTGCGATGTTTATGATATCTATAAAGGACAAATGTATGAAAAATGTCCTAGAAGTATTGCAAAAAAAGCGATGGAATATTTAGCCAATAGCAACATTGCAGATAGTGCTTATTTTGGCCCTGAAAATGAATTTTTCATCTTTGATGATGTAAAAATTATAGATTCTCCAAATTGCTCAAAATATGAAGTAGATACAGAAGAAGGAGAATGGAACGATAATAAAGATTTCACAGATAGTTATAATACTGGCCATAGACCTAGAAATAAAGGTGGATACTTCCCTGTTTCACCAATTGATTCTAGTGTAGATATACGCTCTGAAATGGTTCAGGTTTTAGAAAGAGTTGGATTAAAAGTTTTTGTTCATCATCATGAAGTAGCTCAAGGACAAGCAGAAATTGGAGTAGAATTTGGAAATCTAGTTGAAGCAGCAGATAATGTTCAAATTTATAAATATGTTGTAAAAATGGTTGCTCATCTAAATGGAAAAACTGCTACTTTCATGCCAAAACCTTTATATGGTGATAATGGAAATGGTATGCATGTGCATATGAGTCTTTGGAAAGATGGAGTAAATTTATTTTATGATAAAGATGGGTATGGGAAATTAAGTCAATGTGCTATTAATTACATAGGTGGTATTTTGGCTAATGCTAGGAGTGTTGCTGCCTTTACAAATCCAAGTTCAAATTCATACAAAAGAATAGTCCCTGGCTTTGAGGCTCCTTGTATTTTAACCTATTCTTGTCAAAATCGCTCAGCAAGTTGTCGCGTGCCTTATGGAATCAATGAAAAAAGCGCTAGGATAGAAATAAGATTTCCAGATAATACCGCAAATCCTTATCTAGCTTTTACAAGTTTATTGATGGCTGGACTTGATGGTATTAAAAATCAAACAAAACCAGTTGGACCAATGGATGAAAATCTTTTTGCTTTAACTTTAGATGAAATCAGAGAAAAAGGTATAGAGCAACTTCCTCACACTTTAAGAGGTTCGCTTGAAGCATTAATTCGTAAAAATGCTTTCTTAAAACCTGTAATGAGTGATGTTTTTATAGATGATTATCAGCATATGAAATTTGAAACTCAAGTTTGGCCAGTTGAAGCTCGACCGACTGCTTATGAATTTAAAACTTGTTATTCTTGCTAA
- the glyQ gene encoding glycine--tRNA ligase subunit alpha, which produces MTFSKMILTLQEYWQKQGCAIMQPYDFPAGAGTFHPATFLRSLGKKPWAAAYVAPSRRPTDGRYGENPNRLGAYYQFQVLMKPSPDNIQELYLKSLENLGFNLKSHDIRFVEDNWESPSLGAWGLGWEVWLDGMEVTQFTYFQQVGGIAVDLVSAEITYGLERIAMYLQNVDNVYDIIWNEFNGEKITYHDVHKQTEYEFSKYNFEISDVQILNSQFENAYKECKNALEAKLALPAYDYCMLAAHTFNLLDARGAISVTQRQDFMLKIRELSKNCALIYKENLNED; this is translated from the coding sequence ATGACTTTTTCAAAAATGATTTTAACCTTGCAGGAGTATTGGCAAAAACAAGGTTGTGCGATTATGCAACCTTATGATTTTCCAGCAGGAGCAGGTACTTTTCATCCAGCCACCTTTTTAAGAAGTTTAGGAAAAAAACCTTGGGCAGCTGCTTATGTGGCTCCAAGTAGAAGGCCAACTGATGGTAGATATGGTGAAAATCCTAATAGATTGGGTGCTTATTATCAATTTCAAGTTTTAATGAAGCCAAGTCCTGACAATATCCAAGAATTATATTTAAAAAGTTTGGAAAATTTAGGTTTTAATTTAAAGTCTCATGATATTCGTTTTGTAGAAGATAATTGGGAGAGTCCTAGTTTGGGAGCTTGGGGCTTAGGATGGGAGGTTTGGCTTGATGGTATGGAAGTAACTCAATTTACTTATTTTCAACAAGTTGGCGGGATAGCTGTTGATTTGGTGAGTGCTGAAATTACCTATGGTCTTGAAAGAATCGCAATGTATTTGCAAAATGTAGATAATGTATATGATATAATTTGGAATGAATTTAATGGTGAAAAAATTACCTATCATGATGTGCATAAACAAACAGAATATGAATTTAGCAAATACAATTTTGAAATCAGTGATGTGCAAATTTTAAATTCTCAATTTGAAAATGCTTACAAAGAATGTAAAAATGCGCTTGAAGCAAAACTTGCTTTGCCTGCATATGATTATTGTATGTTAGCTGCGCATACTTTTAATTTACTTGATGCAAGAGGTGCTATATCGGTAACCCAAAGACAAGATTTTATGTTAAAAATTAGAGAATTATCTAAAAATTGTGCTTTAATTTATAAAGAAAATTTAAATGAAGATTAA